A stretch of the Roseomonas gilardii genome encodes the following:
- a CDS encoding lytic transglycosylase domain-containing protein — MRAPLIAATAALALLALTPARAEGVTDTTVATATECIRAAAVLHRVPSGAIVLLLSVEGGAIGRTSGNTNGTVDIGPMQVNEIHLPALARRWHTSVAGAREALLNNFCANVEAGAWILRNALDSAGGDFWEGVGRYHSSTEVYKTRYLRRVLEHAERLRRIASGSAVPPAR; from the coding sequence GTGAGAGCCCCGCTGATCGCGGCAACGGCTGCCCTGGCGCTGCTGGCCCTCACCCCGGCGCGGGCGGAGGGTGTGACGGATACGACGGTTGCCACGGCCACCGAGTGCATCCGTGCCGCCGCTGTCCTGCACCGCGTCCCGTCTGGCGCGATCGTCCTGCTGCTCTCCGTCGAGGGAGGCGCGATCGGCCGCACCAGCGGCAACACCAACGGCACGGTGGATATCGGCCCGATGCAGGTCAACGAGATCCACCTGCCAGCCCTGGCCCGGCGCTGGCACACCAGCGTGGCAGGCGCGCGCGAGGCGCTGCTCAACAACTTCTGCGCCAATGTCGAGGCCGGCGCCTGGATCCTCCGCAACGCGCTGGACAGTGCCGGCGGCGACTTCTGGGAAGGGGTCGGCCGCTATCATTCCAGCACCGAGGTCTACAAGACGCGCTACCTGCGCCGGGTGCTGGAGCACGCCGAGCGGCTGCGCCGCATCGCGTCGGGATCCGCGGTCCCCCCGGCACGCTGA
- the icmT gene encoding IcmT/TraK family protein has protein sequence MWRNTALPVRILMLDARACIPVLCFVVYWSWTTLYIALAGTAFFGIISFFGLTVPALLRVLRRWLVGRLRPAVPAWRRRRLA, from the coding sequence ATGTGGCGCAACACGGCCCTGCCGGTGCGGATCCTGATGCTGGATGCCCGGGCCTGCATCCCGGTCCTCTGCTTCGTGGTCTACTGGAGCTGGACCACCCTCTACATCGCCCTCGCCGGCACGGCGTTCTTCGGGATTATCAGCTTCTTCGGGCTGACCGTCCCGGCACTGCTGCGGGTGTTGCGGCGATGGCTGGTTGGCCGGCTGCGGCCCGCCGTTCCGGCCTGGCGCCGCCGGAGGCTGGCATGA